A window of the Paraburkholderia sp. ZP32-5 genome harbors these coding sequences:
- a CDS encoding glycosyltransferase family 9 protein, translating to MSEPASRDDGAQYHGRIAISMSNALGDTLVLMTIAYNLHQAGVDVTVFGSQAHALRQWFPRIAIYPLPHGTDARAAFAPYDVVLQMHRHQPLAHLRDVHPNVRDLDDVIFGDRPGCMAERFADFCRDSLGLREVVTGNGITPPATLRHRIHQRRVAIHPEASTEDKRWLAARFIRLARQLSKRGYEVHFVIAPHERERWRALERAGIAMPEFDSVDALASWLYESGWFIGNDSGVGHLASNLRVPTISLFRRRGVSERWRPAWGTVRVVLPWQWVPTAGLKERFWRQTLTCSRVMAAFRSIVRDDSASSVDGALTR from the coding sequence ATGAGCGAGCCGGCGTCGCGTGACGACGGTGCTCAGTATCACGGACGAATCGCGATATCGATGTCGAACGCGCTCGGCGACACACTGGTGTTGATGACGATCGCGTACAACCTGCATCAGGCCGGCGTCGACGTGACGGTCTTCGGCTCGCAAGCGCATGCGCTGCGGCAGTGGTTTCCGCGTATTGCAATTTACCCGCTGCCGCATGGCACCGACGCACGAGCTGCATTCGCGCCGTATGACGTCGTGCTGCAGATGCACCGGCACCAGCCATTGGCGCATCTGCGCGATGTCCATCCCAACGTGCGCGATCTCGATGACGTGATCTTTGGCGATCGTCCCGGTTGCATGGCGGAGCGCTTCGCGGACTTCTGCCGCGACTCGCTCGGCTTGCGCGAAGTCGTGACCGGAAATGGAATTACGCCGCCGGCCACGCTGCGGCATCGTATCCATCAGCGGCGCGTCGCGATTCATCCGGAGGCGAGCACCGAAGACAAGCGCTGGCTGGCGGCGCGTTTTATTCGCCTCGCGCGGCAGTTGAGCAAGCGCGGCTATGAAGTGCATTTCGTGATTGCGCCGCATGAGCGTGAACGCTGGCGCGCACTGGAGCGTGCGGGCATTGCGATGCCCGAGTTCGATAGTGTCGATGCACTCGCGAGCTGGCTCTACGAGTCGGGCTGGTTCATCGGCAACGATTCGGGTGTCGGCCATCTTGCCTCCAATCTGCGGGTGCCGACGATCAGCCTGTTCAGACGTCGCGGGGTCTCCGAACGCTGGCGTCCCGCGTGGGGCACCGTCAGGGTCGTGCTGCCGTGGCAGTGGGTGCCAACCGCGGGGCTCAAGGAACGCTTCTGGCGTCAAACGCTGACCTGCAGCCGCGTGATGGCGGCCTTCAGGAGCATCGTGCGCGACGATAGCGCTTCAAGCGTCGACGGCGCGCTGACGCGCTGA